In Zingiber officinale cultivar Zhangliang chromosome 1A, Zo_v1.1, whole genome shotgun sequence, the DNA window tacGTCCACTGTCGTCCTAACTATGTATcacctcctgaaaagatgtagagTCTCTGCTACTAGTGTTAagcgcataagataccaagtcttcgaatccgtatctagtgggtggttttacgactcgtctcaTTCTATcactagctatagtgcgatgctccgTGTGCTCTGAGCTAAGATCATcggagtcatgagtctctagctccacctgcataaTATATTTCTCCAtgttgctttgtggtgtttcctttccatCTTCCTAAGTACGCTGTAATATAtctttctcgtcaaacaccacatctctatTAATCATCACCTATTTgtcttaggatcccaaagcttgaagcctttaactcatTTCTGATACCCCAGAAAAATACATTACTTTGATTTTGCATCcatctttgatctttcctcactagatatgtgcatataggctggacatccaaaaactcgaagatgagaatAATCTATTTGATTTCCTGTCCATAGTTCCTGATTTACTATGGTGatttattaatgagataacatgtcatgttaactaTTTTCCGCGTCTTTGCAAGCCCTCATtcgagacatcttgccttctcaatgattgtctgTTCAACCTATCCGCTTCTTACTTGTGATGTTTCAAGTGTCCTCATGTGAACGAGAACCTCATTATCCCATCTGCTCATAATCTTAACTTAAACTGTGTGCTTGATCCCATTATCTCGACGTaacatttgatcttccttcctgCTAGTTCTCCATTTCATTTTCCACAAtctaaactttgcaaaagtttccGACTTGTGACACATAAAGAGAAATTATCAGTAAAATTTACAAAATACAAGTGTCCTCCATGTGATGCTACCTGGTGGCGTCCCAGAGATCGATGTATGTAGTCCGGAATCCCCATCGTTGTTTTTCTTTGTtgtcttgaattgcactttgtTTTGTTTCCCAAGAACACGTAATTGCGAATTCAACCTTACATCTTGATACCTTCAacatctctcttgtgaagttctagcatcccacgttcacccatataCCTGCCAATATGAGATTGTGCCGCTAGACTCGAGGCACTCCTACTACCCCattgtagtccctatcaacttgtagatgtttctgctaccttttgtcctttttgCCGTTAGAGCTCGTTGTTGACCTTGATCACTCATTTGTAATAATTGCACCAATACCACAGcagcctagtgagatcaagttcttccttataTTTGGTATATATGATATCACACAAAGTTTAATAACACCATCACATCTTGATTCTAACGTTTCTTATGGTAACTTTGCATTCAACGCGCTTTTCCATCAACACCGAACTAGAATCCAccgccctataggtgtcaaacaatccttgtttggagtcatgtgatataaaCATGTAGTCTAAAATCTATGCATCCGTTATTCGTCCAACTGATTACCTGTAGGATAGCATCTGCATCCTTTGCTCtctcaattttcttcttcaactatatTTGTAGATTTTCAAACTACTTTTGTTTTTGCAACATACTTTGTCTCTTGACAATATCTCTTGATATAACCTTTGCTTCCACacttgtagcacgtgatcaccttcttccttctcgacttagaatgagccttgttgttgttacccaatccatgtcgagatttgctcctaccacgctcttgtttgctatttaccacaagtccttctcaCTGAGAAACTTCAtcgtttgttttcttcctttggtgaaaacctagcaacgcactTGTAATctctccaatttgagagtttccttacctcatatcaaagtagtaaccaaattctcgtacatAGGAGATGAAGATAGAGAATTAAACAACATCAGCCACCTTGTCttcatcttcgatcttcacatcaacccgcttcagatcacttataatctggttgaatacgttgatgtgctagctcagatcggttccttctgtcatcttcagcccgaataatttctACTTAAGATACAACTTGTTTATCAATAACTTTGACATGTACCTGCTTTCAAGCTTTTGTCAAACTGCCACCTATGACTCGTCGTCTATGACACGGTACATCATGTCATCCATaagacaaagtctgattgttgctactgccttcgcctgaagttcttcccaatctgatctctCCATGCTTTCTAGTTTTCTTTCTTCTAGCGCCTTCACCATTCCTTAATGCACCAACAAGTCTTTGATCCTTCTCTGTCATAATCCAAAGTTTACGGTTtcatcaaacttcaccatatcaaacttcgcagaagtcaTCCCCAACATGTTGAAGAAATTCGCCAAAAACTTGTAGCTCGGATATCAATTGTTCCACAAAGATAGggtaacacctctcaacctctaaagcgcggaagaagaggaagagagaaaatagaTCGCGCGGAGCAACAAGATaaagacgcacaaaaggagagcaaacacgaggaaggagaaaaagaagagaaaaaaaaaaaagttgtcgTGGTTCGACTACATGCCTACTCCAAAAAAAGTCGAAATTTTATTAGAACTCTCTATACAAGAGAATCACATTACATGATTTTTATGATTATTGTTGTACAATAGGCTTACAATGACCTCTATAAATAATGCACAAATCCTAAACCCCGTaaaatcataatagaattttgttataaaaaatcgtaacaaaattctgttatgaaaaatcgtaataaaatttttttatattaaatcgtaacagaattttattatgaaaaaatcttaataaaatttttttttcataatattcatcgcgttgaccacatcaaaatatGAATCACTCATAAATATCTATTCATAATGGTACAGCAGTTTGACGGTGTTGTGCAAATATGCAATTCGTCGTCTCGATTAGGCCTGGATCGGTACGGTATACCGTACTCAAAGTCGAATACCGTATACCGTACCGAAAAAATCGATATTCTAAGAAATGATACCGATACCGTACcgacatttcggtataccgaatttTGGTATACCGAAATATCGGTACGGTATCGATAAAATACCGTCATGccgaagttatatatatattacatataatatataaaaaaataattctctTGTAATGAAGGCAGTGATCATATAAGAACAAGAGTTGGGATTTCGGACCCAAATATGCAAGATTGAAGATTAAACCAGTAGCTAGTGGTCCCAGGGTGGTGGCTCGCCGGAGATTTGTCGAAATCTTGCCAGAAATAACTAAATGCTAGCTGGAAAAATAGGGGAAGCATATAGGCTTCAATCCCTACTAAAAATACCATAAATCCACCAAAGAAACAAAAGCTAAAACTCATCGAAAAATCGGACAAGAACTTGCGCAAGCATAACTCTCAGAACAAAGCTCGGTAATTAGATTTCTTCAGATTCAATGAAGGGAAAAAAATATTAGGGATGGAGAAGAAGTTTCTAATCACGAGTCGTGACGTGTGCACCGACGGCGCAAGGAGAGAACATGGTTTGGGGccgtttagggtttggtttaggcTTTAGGGgaatttaaattaatcatttaatctataattactcggtatttcggtataccgaaatatttTAAATCGTTACCGTTACCATTACCGAAAATTTCGGTACGGTATGATACCGTACTGaatttttcggtataccgaaaatttcgATATATACGGTATTTTTTCGGTATGATTTTTCggtatttcgatatttttttccaACCCTAGTCTCGATGAGCCAGTTCTAATGGTTGGACAAATACAGGCCAATCCTGAAGCAGCTGTCGCAGCACAGATCATCTACTTGGATGGCGACGGGGAGGTGCGGTGCCATCGGAATAGACGGTGCGTCTGCTCTATTCCTTGGTTGGTGTCAAATTGTTCTTGTCATGTGTCTACTATTGTAATCCTCATTAATGGGAGTCACACGCATTTAATAATATCTGATTAATTTTTTAACTAGTCTGACCATTAAGATTTATGGTCGTTTTATTATTGTAACTTTTCATTTTATATTAAACTTCGTAAAAAGATTATGAAATTAATTCTTAAATACAAAAAATGGTAAATTTTCCGAGGCTGATATGTATTTCTGGAGAACAAATTTCTTGGATCATTTTTTTGTACTTAGAAGATATATCATTCGTATTTACAGTTGGATCATGATCACGATTCGATCATAAATGGTTGTGATTTCTTCTTTGATTCATCATCTCCACCATgttataatttttgttcggagcgAGTGGTCGGAGGTCGTCCGAAGACCTCCGGTGGTGGATAAATGATCATGTCACTGGGCGGCGAGCGAGAATATCCTTCGGACGACCTCCGATCGTCCGCTCCGAATAAAAACTATAACATATTACGAACGATGAATTCAAGAAAAGATCAAATCCATTTATGATCGAATCATGATTATAATTCGACTATAAATACGAATGACATAtcccttataaaaaaaaaaaaagtccagAAAATCCTGCCTCTCTTTCCGAGACTGAGgtgaaattcattttaaatttgctGCTTACCGGTTTAGCCTCGTTATCCAACCCGAACCTGAAGGCCCTGATACTTCGGCCTGCCGCTTGCGTTCCCTTCGAAGAGGGTTGCCATGGCACAGGTCACTGACGACGGCGGAGGGACGAATGAGGCGGGGGCGACCCGTGATTGGTCGGAGCTGACGCCAGTATGCCTGACGAACGTCTTCCACAGGCTGACTTTGGAGGATCGTTGGAAGGGGACGATGCTTGTCTCGCGATCTTGGCGGGACGCTTCGCGGGATCCGTCCCTCTTTGTTGCCCTAGACCTTGAGCCTATGTTCGAATTCGCGGGATCTTGTCGCTCTGACTGCGCTGAGTGGTGGACCCCGGCGTTCCAGAGGCGCGTTGACGGCATGCTCCGGTCCGCTGCCCTGTGGGCGGAAGGATCGCTGCAGGAGATCCGAGTTCGCCATTGTTCTGATGACTCCCTCTGCTTCGCTGCCGAGAGGTGAGATATTCGATTCCTTACTGCTTTATCATCatgtttcgatttttttttttttgtgcccTAGAGTAATAACCTTGTGTTTGAGTTTGACTGATCTGCATCTGGTTTACTGTAAGCAAAGATTGAAATAGGAAATTCCGATATGCTTTATGATAATCTAAACTCCATGTACAAGGATTCCTTTGAATCTTcatgataagaaaaaaaaaactgattGCAATTTTTGCGTATTGATATCTGAGGTGCATTATTGGCTCATTCACATAATGCACCTCTTTCTAAATTAAGCTTCTTCGGAACCAATTCCACAATAGAAATTAGTTTATCAAGAATTAAGACTAAAAAACAAGTCTTTGTAAACAAAATACTTGTGTTAAATTTATAGCGAGCTTCGTAAAGGAATTCCATATGTCATGGACTTGAAGTCCAACATCATGCTTGTACTCATTACATGATCTAATATGGGAATAAAACTTGTTTTTGGTTAAAAATGGGTGGAATTTAATGGTAGAATATGgaattttcaattttcttttgGAAGATGAAATTTCTGTTCTAACAATTATTTTTCTACTCTCCTATATATGCACAATTTCACATTTAAAATTTCTAGCAAGAAATATAACCCAACTCTTATCATAGCTCAAGTTTTATCATTATGGGGGTTTGTCTgagtaagttaagttctttagCAATATCTATTTGGCCTATGAAATTGGTTAGACGACTATATTACACATAATCTAGTCTTAAGGCATACTAATGCAAGTAGTATATCTTGTAACTCTATATAATAGTAACACAATGTTTCATCCATTTCAACTTGGTATTAGAGTGAGTGTTCTCCTAGGGCTAAGGTTTTCCTCTTCAAATCTCCTATGGGAGGCAGAGTTTGATATGACATGCAACCTGACCTACCTCCAGTTTAGTGTCCTTGTCATTCTCCTATTGCCAATTTCCTCCTTTTGGAAGCACTACGATGATCCTCATGACTACAACCATAGAGAAACCATTCTCCCTGTGTTGCAATCCAACTCTCCTGGCAACAATAACAGAATTCAAGTCATCAATGTTGCCACCACAGACAAGGTGATGCATTAGTTGGCATAGGGTCAAGGTGATGCTCCTCCGCCCAAGCTGATCTATGTGGCACCATATCTTGTGATGTCAACACCTTAGCTATTCATTGTCATCTTCATAACCCTCCATGCTTTCCATCTTTGCTCCTCTCCCCTTGCTGATGTTAAGGCCACCATTCTCATCATCTACCAACAGATTATCTCTGTCCCCAATCTCACTTCTCTTATGAAAATCAGTTTCATTGCACGGGTGGTGGGTGGGTAGGATGGCATATTAGAAAAGAATAAAGCAAAAATGAGGGAGCAACATGAAAAAAGCTCATTAAAAAGGAGTTTGAGATGACAAAAAGGggtgatattttaaaaaaaatgtcagAAGTGGCTTATAAAAGAGAGAGATGGTTGCGGTGATAAAAAAACCCCAACAAAAAAGGTGACCTCCTTCAAGATTTCTTTTTCCATCTCCCTTCTCTTTTTCTCAATAACTTTGAGATTCAAATTTCATCAATTatccttttgtttctttttttcatCCAGTTGTGTTCATGATCTAAGATGAGATTAGTTATAGTCTATTGCTTCCATCATCTTCTCCTGTTGGTGGATTAATATGATTGGAAAATAAGTCTCCTATGGACATTCTCCCCTCTTTGGGTGGATGATTAAAATCCTaatcttatttatttttgcaatATATGTCTTCAGCACATGCAACTTCAAAAAGATACATCAGtattttttatccttttttaGTATCCTCTTCTCTTCAGTAGGTGTCAGAACTTTATTTAGTCTTTTCAGACATCCATGTCTCTTGCTGTAATATCAATCCTTAGTGTCTCTTTTGATGTTAACTTTCGTTTCCctattctatttatttttctctGCAACGTCTCACAAGCCATCTCATTTTCACAAGTTTCAGAAGCTTTCATATCCTCAGTTTGAAGAGGAGTTAGAAGATAATATCTAAGCCCTTCTTATCACCAACTCCTCTTTAGATCACCCTTGACAACCATAGTCTAGCCAACGACTAAAGATCACTAACTGTTTTAGGGGTGCAATTACATGATTTGTAACGatataataataatttgataTTGCAtctcttcaaattttttttatatgtttccTGTATTAATAATTTGATATTGCATCTCTTCAAGTTTTTTTTGTATGTTTCCTGTGTTAGTTAATTCATTTAAAAGGAACTTTTTTTATAAATGCCTTTCTGTGCCTATTGCACATGTGAATTTTGTGCTGTTTGCTGTTCTTGTTTTTAATTTACAGTGTGTATTTCAGTGAGctgtctttattttcattgttaTGGTTAGTTACTCTTGTATTCACAAAGGAAATTCTCATAGCTTAAGGGCACATTTCAATGGAGGTTATCTTTTGCCCATTTTACATGAGGTATGTAAGTGTAAGAAGAACAAACAGATTCCCACTTATGTTTCCATAACTAACATTATAAAAATCCAGGCGTATAAAGAACTTGACTTAGAGTATGTAAATTAGCAGCTGTGCTTTTTTttgtatattaaaaaaaaatggctAGGATATCCTCGTATCAATCTGATTGCAATTTtcgcgctctctctctctctctctctctctcatacaTTAGCTGCGAATCAAGGCTACAGATAACATGGTTGTTAAATTAGAACTTTGATTTTTTACTATTTAACCAAAGGTTTCAAATACTTGTGTTTTTCAGATCACCAAATTTGCAGATCCTAACTATAAAGAGTAGCCAGAGTGTAACTGACAGGTCAATGTTCAAAATTGCATCTTCCTGTCCCATGCTTGTGGAATTAGACATAAGCAATTGCTATGAAGTTTCTTTCAAGTCAATTGAGGTGGTTGGGAAGGAATGTCCTAACCTTAAAGTTCTCAAAAGAAACTTCTTGAACTGGCTTGATCCTTCACAGCATTCTGGTATTGTTCCAAATGATTACTTAGGAGCCTGCCCTCAAGATGGAGACAGGGAGGCTATGACAATTGCAAAGTTCATGCCAAAACTGAAGCATGTTGAACTTCGTTTTTCTAAATTATCAGTTAGGGGCCTCGTTTCACTTTCAGAGGGATGTAGAGATCTAGAATTCTTGGATATCTCTGGCTGTGCAAATTTGACCTGTAGAGGGATAAAGAAAGCTTCTGCCTATTTGAAGAATCTTAAGACATTCATCAGGCCCAACTTCTACATTCCAAGATCTGTGTTTAATACAGAGAGATACGGTCATTGGAGGTTGTATGACGAAAGGTTCCAGACAAATGTTTTCCAGTTGTGATCGTAGCCTGTTCTCATCATTCTTTCTGATGAGACTGCAGTCTATTGTTGACTTTTATATCGTATTATTCTTCGAAAACAAAATTTGATGCTGAAAATTGTCTTCCTTGAAATAAGTACTTATTGCTGAACTTTTGTCTACTTTTTTAAGAGCCACATCTACTCTTGGATGGCAAGGCATTTCTCTTTCTTATGTGAAATTCTCTGGTATCATCATCTATACTGTGTTTTCTGTTTTCCTACTGCTACACTGTCCATCCTCCTTGGACTCTGGGATTGTGAATCAGCGCCAAGGAACTGACCTGGATCCCATAAATTATTCTAACTACACTTTAtcaacttattaaaattattttaatttgatcaaaattgCTTTAAAATTGTTATACAATTGTAGAAACTATGGTCAATAGCTATGGCTCTAGCTGTTATATTAgtattaaatcaattttaattaagttaaaagtcatggcataacatgcaCAACAGAGATATCATGTGAAACACGGAATAAAATTTGTTAACACAAGAAATATCAGTTAAAAttgaaaagaaagtaaagcagtTGTTAAAATGGCATGCATAGCTACAATTAACCATCACTAAGCATTGAAcaagcttagaaacacaagaaagaAGTGTCATATAGACAGATTAAGATCCATATATTGTGTTCCTTTTTTTTCAAGGAAAAAATATTGAGACATCTCGATCTgaactcgtaggctccgatcatGGCTTAAACTTCTTGACTTCCAAAGTTTTGACTTGGCATCAAGATCCATATATTGTGTTCCTTTTTTTTCAAGGAAAAAATATTGAGACATCTCGATCTgaactcgtaggctccgatcatGGCTTAAACTTCTTGACTTCCAAAGCTTTGGCTTGGCACAGTGCCTTCTTAGCCCCTGACAAAACTGAACACGAATCTATAGCCACGCCAAAAGTGATCGCGAAATAGAGATAGATGGTGCACAGGATTGCCAAGAGCGTTAGCATCGTCAGGAGAAACCTGTGCCGTTGGAGCAGAATGGACCAACTATCAAATTCTTGGCCACCTATCGGCGACTGCTTCTCCGGTGGGGGTGATACAAGAATCACGGTTTGGCTTCTCCTATGAGGGGATGACAATGATTCAAGAACCATCTTTTTTCAGGTCAAATTCCTGCttgaagaataaaaaaaaatatagaaagcaATTCTAAACAATGCTTAATTATTTTGCTAGGTGATTGAGCCAGAGAACCTTGAACTCTTCGAATTCCTGTTTAGGTCGATAAAGAGAACTGAAGAAAGGcaaaaaagaagaagatgaaggaaaatATTCAACCAAACAAATTGTGTTGTGAGGCAGTGGAACCAAGAGAGAACTGGGGAACCACCGAAGTATTCGCTTCGTGCTACAATGTTTGATGTCTATTTATAGACAAAGAGTTAAAGGTAGAACGTCCCTGTTTGTTTTAATtcatgtatttgtttctttgcttTCTTTAGTGAGTGGTATATTTAGTGACGATAGTGAAGCTGGTGGATGGCAGAGGTATGATCTTGACTGCAAAAGATGGTGCCCTTCCACCAATTTGTTATGAATGAGTTAGGCCAGCATCCATGATCCATCGCCTTAGCATCCAATGATTTTTTTTCCCACTTATAAAGTTTGGTGATAATTCAACTCTCAAGAGTCTAAACAGCGGGCAGATGCCAGATTTTAAGTTTGGGAGCCGAATTGTTGTGTTTCTTAGTCGTGCGATAACTTGCTCCGTGAGAGCGTATTGCAGGCACATGATGGGCCCCTTGACGACCAATAACCTAAACCCCCTAGTTTTTCTAGTAGATCTGTCCCCGTTAAAGAGGTTCAAGACTTTAAAATAGTGAAATTCATTTTactaatgaattttttttttaatgaacggTTGATCTAGAAATGTTAAGTCGATGGATTATTCATTATGAGTAtttcttgatttattttgatgactaataaaaaaaattcgtgAAATTGAATAAGTCACTCAGATTTAATCAACGTAAATTAAATATTTGATATCAACTTAAAAACAAAATTCAAGATAATTCTAAATCAACTTCaatctaaaaataaaatctcaacttattattattattctaaaGCCaaactttaataataataataataataaatcaaccCGACTAATCCTAAAATGAAGCCAAACTTTAACAAATGGACCCGAAACTAATTGTGATCAAGCTAAACCTGATTTAATAAATGAGATATACTCTTATTTAAGTTTATTctattttatcattattaattaaattttcttaacttttttTTCTAAGAATCAGGCAAGAAATTAGTTCATTTCTTTAATTGCTCTCTCTCCAGAACCGTGTACTTTCTACTAAGTAAATAAACTCTAAACTTCGTAGCCACATTTTTTTTGTGcaaaaaatatttacaattttAACTTGACATTTATATGTTAAAACTAAAAGTAATATGCACTTGATTTCTTTAGTCAAGAAGTGTTTCTGATAGATGTTTAATTATGTTTGAATACGAAAATTCGACATGCTAAGGCTGCTATAAATATTCACATACTTTGTTTGACCTAGCACAGAAGCGCACACACGGTCTAGAACTTCTAATAATTATAAATGCAGTAACTTCAGTTTGTTTTTAACTGTATAATTTACATAAATGATGTAAAAATGATGATTACAACAGCAAGCTAAACATTGTTGGGCACAAAAAAAAAGTATACGGCTCAGGGCTTGATTGAAGACCTATAGGATTTGAAACATATGTCAAAAGTATTAAGACCCAAAATGTGTTACAAGTTAATTCGGCTAAGATCAGCCCACAGTAGCAGCCGTCGGGGCCGGCCAAGAAATCTAGCTTGCCATGTAGGCTCTTCGTTTTCATAAACAAAACCAGTCTTTCTGTACAAATTCTTTGCTGCTTCATTGTCAACGGCAACATGAACATAAAGATCATTTATGCCTGAAAAAATAGTAGGAATTTCGGTAAGTAAATATGGAGATGCAATAAAATCAAGAATAAATAAGGTGAAAATATATGGCGTTCTGATAAAGCGGAGAAACCACAAGGTACATCTGTGTATTGTGGATTTACCATGATtccatttttaagaaaattatgaaATGACAGAGTAAAGACTTGTGACACTGTTTCACTTTAATGTCATTGATACTAGATAACAAGTATTCTGAAAAATCCTAATAATTTCGATTTTATCGAATTGGTGTCACGGAGGTCACATTCTCTCCAGTTGAATAGGAGAAATTCTAAGTTGTGGTTCGGATTTCTGACTGTGATCCAAGGCATGAAAGGAATCCATAGTAGCAAGAAGAATTCTATAAACCTCAAGATAACAGATGCTTTCTGGATATATGCTTCTTCATAAAGTGAGTCAGGGACCTAGCTACGAAGAACATGTGATTAGCGAAATTGCCACTCAGAATATTTTCCTGTTAAACCGATTAATGACCAAAGCAAATTTCATGAAGATGAATATCCAAGTCATGCAAGGTAAGCACTAAATGCATCAAACTAAAGGCACCCTGCACCTCTTtcgaaaatattttcaaattgtgCTGGATTTATTAGGCCAACTAATAATTAAGGTTGCTAGATAGCTAAGTGGCATCCTCCGTGAAGGATGACCGAGCACCTGAAGCAAactaaaaaaacataattaaacaGGAAACTAAACTTGAAAGGAATCTAAATTTATGGGATTTGGGAATACAAATTGTCCTTGATAAGTTTTACCAAACACAGAATAGATATTTATACTTAATCCACCATTAAATAgaaatttccttattttcaagAGATTTATTGCCAAGTGAAATGATGCAGGGTAGGTGAATTATTGAAACCAACACTAGGAAAACTTACCCCAAGAGTAGGCAACTATTTTAGATTTGGTAACTATTGCATATCCCAATCCATTTCTTTGCAGCTCCCTGGCAACACACACATTACTTAGATATGCCCTCATCAGACTAGCTCCTGGGACCTGTTCATGTTTTCAATTGGCAGCTAATTAATGTCTCCCTTGGGTGCAATCATGACTTAGACAAAAACATAATCAATAATATCAACATGTATAAATACAATAACAGCAGCAAATCAAGAGAGGATTGTTTAAGTTTtggggaaaaaaaaaaggaagaacgaTCTTTAATGTATAATATGTTGTCTCATTTCAGGAGAGAATCCATGGCAGGCAGTTGCACAACAGGAAATAATA includes these proteins:
- the LOC122021543 gene encoding F-box protein SKIP1-like, coding for MAQVTDDGGGTNEAGATRDWSELTPVCLTNVFHRLTLEDRWKGTMLVSRSWRDASRDPSLFVALDLEPMFEFAGSCRSDCAEWWTPAFQRRVDGMLRSAALWAEGSLQEIRVRHCSDDSLCFAAERSPNLQILTIKSSQSVTDRSMFKIASSCPMLVELDISNCYEVSFKSIEVVGKECPNLKVLKRNFLNWLDPSQHSGIVPNDYLGACPQDGDREAMTIAKFMPKLKHVELRFSKLSVRGLVSLSEGCRDLEFLDISGCANLTCRGIKKASAYLKNLKTFIRPNFYIPRSVFNTERYGHWRLYDERFQTNVFQL